The Saprospiraceae bacterium genome includes the window CAGCTGAGCCTGGTACAAACGGTTCCGGTGACAGGGGTTGTCATGGTGACCACTCCTCAGGAAGTGGCTGTAGTGGATGCTGTAAAGGCGATGAATATGTTCCTCTTGCCATCTGTTAATGTCCCTATTTTAGGCGTGGTGGAAAACATGTCCTGGTTTACACCCAAAGAATTACCCAACAACAAATACTACCTATTTGGTCAGGGAGGCGGTAAAAAGCTGGCAAAAATGAGTAATTCAATTTTATTAGGGCAAATTCCATTGGTACAGGACGTAAGGGAAGCAGGTGATGCTGGGCGCCCCATTATTTTAAGCGATGAACCTCAAACCCAGCAAGCAATTATGGAGGTGGCTAAGAATGTGGCCAGACAAGTAGCGATAAGAAATGAAATGAAAGGCCCCACTGAAATGGTAAAAATCCAAAACTCCTAATGATTTTTTTGTATCTTGAGGAATCTATTAAAATAGAATCAATTTGATGTCAACTATTGAGAAAGAACAATTAATAACCAAAATTGACAAAGCACTGAACGACGTTCGCCCTCACTTGGCGGTGGATGGCGGAGATGTGGAAGTGGTTGATGTAACCGAAGACCATATCGTCAAAATCAAATGGTTGGGCACATGTGAAGGCTGCAGTATGTCAGCAATGACTATGCGCGCCGGAATTGAACAGGCTATTAAAAGTAAAATGCCTGAGATTTCAAGTGTAGAAGCCGTCAATGGGCTTTCTGTATAAATATTGCCGCGAAAAGCTTTCTCATGACCAGAGATAAACTCGTTGAACTGATTCACACCAAGCAATCCTTTCTTTGTATTGGCTTGGATACTGATATTGACCGTATTCCTGCTCACCTCTTAAGTTGCGAAGACCCTGTTTTTGAGTTTAATAAGCAGATCATAGATGCGACACATGATCTTTGTGTGGCTTTTAAACCCAATCTTGCCTTTTATGAATCACAGGGCACCAAGGGATGGGAGTCTTTGGCCAAAACCATGGATTACATGCCCAAGGATGTCTTCACCATTGCCGACGCCAAGCGGGGTGACATAGGGAATACCTCCAAAATGTATGCTAAAACTTTTTTTGAAACCCTGCAATTTGATGCCGTAACGGTTGCACCTTATATGGGTATTGATTCCGTGTTGCCATTTTTGGAATTCCCCGGAAAATGGGTGATTTTATTGGCCTTAACCTCAAACGAGGGCAGTCAGGATTTTCAATTTAGCCCCCAAGAAGGCGGTGAACCGCTTTTTGAGAAGGTCATGCGCAAAGCCCAGACTTGGGGCACAAGCAGTAACCTGATGTTTGTTGTCGGCGCTACACATCCTGAAAAATTCCAGGAAATACGGGAAATTGCTCCTGAGCATTTCTTTTTGGTTCCGGGCGTAGGTGCCCAGGGAGGAGATCTCGAAGGTGTTGCACGTTATGGCCAAAACGAGGAGGTTGGGCTCTTGGTCAATTCTTCCCGAGGTATTATTTATGCCAGTAAGGGCGTAGATTTTGCCCAGGCAGCCAGAGCAGAAGCCTTGAAATTGCAGCAGCAGATGGCGAGGCTGATCATTTAACTTGCTAGTGCCGGCTGCACTAGTCGCAACCTTCCAAGGGTATCCGCACCAAACTGTTGTAAATAATAGCCTTTACTTTCTAAGTATTGCTGTGCTTCCTGCAAATGCACTTGATTCAGGTGGCTGTGCTCAAAAATGACGACTTTGGGTAGGAAACTGGAAAAAGGGAAAAGTTTTAAAATTTCAAAATCATACCCTTCCGTATCAATATGGATGAGGTCAATTTGCTGGATTTGATGTTTTTGGATCAAACGCTCGAAAGTAATGCAATCGATTAAATCGTATTTAATGTATTGCTCTTTGTGTTTGGGAAGCGGTACGCCAAATTTTTCGCATTTCCGTGCAATATGACCAGATTCGATCATCGCCAAGAGTTGCTCTTCATTGAAAGAACTCAAACCTGTTGCCCAACGTGCTTCTGAAAAAGCAAGTTTAAATAACTTTCGTTGCTGATCGATTTTATCAACTGCTTTATTAATGGGGATGACCCTATCCTTTTGATAAATGTAAGCCAAGCTGTCAAAGGCACTTTTTTGGGGTTCCATGAGGAGCCCTTTCCAATTGTCTCTTTTAATGAACTTGCACAAAGGATCGTGTTGGAAGCCGTCATTACTGCCAACTTGGATAAAAAACACCTCGTCCTGGTTTTTGGAAAAGACATCTAATATTTGTTCCAGACTTTCTGGCTTGGGACGCCACAGAAAGGTGTAGTAAAATCGGATGAGGGCACCGCAATGAGCAAGCATAAACATTCGTATGCCCACTAGTTGCTTTTTTAGTAGTTCTTTACTGTTCATTGTATTTGAGCCTGTTCGATACTTGGTTCTAAAAGGCCGCAAAACTAAGCGAAAATCAATAATAAAAAAAATAATGTTTTAAAATGGAATCACTTTAATACTAGGATATTGACTCATAAAGCGCTGGATAATCTTAGTTGTCTCAGGATTGCCTGGTAAGGTCTCGATTACGTCTCGCAGGGTTTCGGGGCCTTGTTGAACCTCTTCAGGCGCAGCATAGCCATATCCTCGGTAGCTGCCATTTTCCACCATTACAACGGCCAGTTCATCTTCGGCCCGGCCCTGGTCCAATAAAAAGAAATTGTGTTCAAAAACAGTAGACAAGACAGCTTTGGCCTGTTCGGCCCTTTCATTATAATCTGCCACACTTTCTACCCCCAGGCACGCCCCACGGCATTTTTTGATGTGGTAATTGAAGCAAGCACTTTGGCTACTTTGAAGATGGCAAAAGCGGGCACAGAGTTCAAGTTCATGTAACATTCGGGCAAGGTGTCCTTTGGCACTGCTTAGTTTGGGGTATTCCGCTAAAATCTGGTGTTTTTTTCTATCCTTGCTAAGTACCTTAGCTACCTCAAAGCATAGGTAACCCTCGGCATTGTAATAATAATGGATAACGAAGGGGAAATGGAGCATGCGTTGTGCGCGGTTGATGCTAGGCGCGAGGCGTTTGATCTCATATGATTCCAGGAGAAGTGCCACTAATTCACTCCCTGTTAATTCATAAGTAATATCCCACACGTGCTTTTGCAGTTTACTTCCCTTTTCGGTCATATCGGCAAAATGCTCGGCGATCCGTTTCTTGATGTTAATGCTTTTGCCAACATAAACGACGTTTCCTTCCTGGTCATAAAAGTAATAGACTCCGCAGGCTTCGGGGAGGGCATGGATTTGCTCCAAGCTGATATTCTTGGGAAGTTTAGAGGCTTTGATGCCTAAATTGATAAGCTGATCGGCTTTTTCTCTGTTTTCCTTTTTTTGAAGAATGCTTTCAAAAAGTTTGACTGTAGCCAGTGCATCGGCCATGGCCCTGTGTCTTTGCTGAACGCTAATATTGAAATGCCTGAT containing:
- the pyrF gene encoding orotidine-5'-phosphate decarboxylase encodes the protein MTRDKLVELIHTKQSFLCIGLDTDIDRIPAHLLSCEDPVFEFNKQIIDATHDLCVAFKPNLAFYESQGTKGWESLAKTMDYMPKDVFTIADAKRGDIGNTSKMYAKTFFETLQFDAVTVAPYMGIDSVLPFLEFPGKWVILLALTSNEGSQDFQFSPQEGGEPLFEKVMRKAQTWGTSSNLMFVVGATHPEKFQEIREIAPEHFFLVPGVGAQGGDLEGVARYGQNEEVGLLVNSSRGIIYASKGVDFAQAARAEALKLQQQMARLII
- a CDS encoding exonuclease domain-containing protein yields the protein MKKKQYAIIDIETTGGKASRDKITEIAIILHDGEKIIESFDTLINPECYIPYGITQLTGITQEMVATAPKFYEVARKIVEMTEDTIFVAHNVRFDYTFIKEEFQRLGFTFSKQQLCTVRLSREAFPGLPSYSLENLIRHFNISVQQRHRAMADALATVKLFESILQKKENREKADQLINLGIKASKLPKNISLEQIHALPEACGVYYFYDQEGNVVYVGKSINIKKRIAEHFADMTEKGSKLQKHVWDITYELTGSELVALLLESYEIKRLAPSINRAQRMLHFPFVIHYYYNAEGYLCFEVAKVLSKDRKKHQILAEYPKLSSAKGHLARMLHELELCARFCHLQSSQSACFNYHIKKCRGACLGVESVADYNERAEQAKAVLSTVFEHNFFLLDQGRAEDELAVVMVENGSYRGYGYAAPEEVQQGPETLRDVIETLPGNPETTKIIQRFMSQYPSIKVIPF
- a CDS encoding FkbM family methyltransferase, with the translated sequence MNSKELLKKQLVGIRMFMLAHCGALIRFYYTFLWRPKPESLEQILDVFSKNQDEVFFIQVGSNDGFQHDPLCKFIKRDNWKGLLMEPQKSAFDSLAYIYQKDRVIPINKAVDKIDQQRKLFKLAFSEARWATGLSSFNEEQLLAMIESGHIARKCEKFGVPLPKHKEQYIKYDLIDCITFERLIQKHQIQQIDLIHIDTEGYDFEILKLFPFSSFLPKVVIFEHSHLNQVHLQEAQQYLESKGYYLQQFGADTLGRLRLVQPALAS
- a CDS encoding NifU family protein gives rise to the protein MSTIEKEQLITKIDKALNDVRPHLAVDGGDVEVVDVTEDHIVKIKWLGTCEGCSMSAMTMRAGIEQAIKSKMPEISSVEAVNGLSV